In Papaver somniferum cultivar HN1 chromosome 1, ASM357369v1, whole genome shotgun sequence, a genomic segment contains:
- the LOC113290692 gene encoding ABC transporter C family member 2-like, translating to MVLKGFLSSTSTGAGGGGERSIEIIRSDRTFSPSIHLPPIEIACGLRSDWIMCLEVQKTMGFKPLLWYCKPVENGVWAKVVTNAFGVYTPCGIDTLVISFTHLVLFSLCVYRIWKTIKDVTVKRLMLRSNYFNYFLGVLAAYCVGEPLYRLVTGMSVLNVDGQSALAPYEMFSLAIEALAWCSMLVMLVLETKIYIREFRWYVRFGVIYVLVGDVVMLNLVLSVKEYQNPSILYVYTSQIVCQILFGVLSVLYLPNVDPYPGYTPIREEFVDNTEYESLPDGEQICPERHVNIISNILFSWMTPLMQKGYSRPITEKDVWRLDTWDQTETLNAKFQSCWLKESQKPRPWLLRALNSSLGGRFWLGGFFKIGNDLSQFVGPVMLNLLLQSMQAGEPARIGYIYAFLIFVGVVLGVLSEAQYFQNVMRVGYRLRATLVAAVFRKSLRLTHEGRRKFPSGKITNLMTTDAEALQQICQQLNSLWSAPFRIIISMVLLYNELGVASLLGSLMLVLMFPLQAFVVSKMQKLSKEGLQRTDKRIGFMSEILAAMDTVKCYAWEGSFQSKIQGVRDDELSWFRKAQLLSACNMFLLNSIPVVVTVISFGMFTLLGGDLTPARAFTSLSLFAVLRFPLFMLPNLITQVVNANVSLKRLEELFLAEERLLMPNPPLEPSLPAISIKNGTFSWDSKAEKPTLSNINLEIPVGSLVAVVGSTGEGKTSLISAMLGELPPAADVDAEVVVRGTVAYVPQVSWIYNSTVRDNILFGSPFIAARYEKAIDVTALQHDFEVLTGGDLTEIGERGVNISGGQKQRVSMARAVYSSSDVYIFDDPLSALDAHVGRQVFDKCIKEELQGRTRVLVTNQLHFLPQVDRILLVHDGMVKEEGTFEELTNNGILFQSLMENAGKMEEHVEEKKDLEIPEEKGPPTNGEVNGMPKSVSQTTKGGKGKTVLVKQEERETGVVSWNVLMRYKNALGGLWVVMILFSCYVSTEVLRILSSTWLSAWTDRSTAKTHGPGFYNLVYALLSFGQVLISLTNSYWLIISSLYAAKRLHDAMLHSILRSPMLFFHTNPIGRVINRFAKDLGDIDRNVAIYVNMFFTQGFQLISTFVLIGIVSTISLWAIMPLLIVFYSAYLYYQSTSREVKRLDSISRSPVYAQFGEALNGLSTIRAYQAYDRMSKINGKSMDNNIRYTLVNMSANRWLGIRLETVGGLMIWLTATFAVMQNERAVDQVAFASSMGLLLSYALNITNLLTSALRLGSLAENSLNAVERVGTYIDLPSEAPAVIESNRPPPGWPSSGSIKFEDVVLRYRAELPPVLHGLFFTISPSEKVGIVGRTGAGKSSMLNALFRIVELERGRILIDGYDVAKFGLTDLRKVLGIIPQSPVLFSGTVRFNLDPFNEHNDANLWEALERAHLKDVIRRNSLGLDAEVTESGENFSVGQRQLLSLARALLRRSKILVLDEATAAVDVRTDALIQKTIREEFKSCTMLIIAHRLNTIIDCDRVLLLDAGQVSEFDTPEELLSNDESSFSKMVQSTGAANAEYLRSLVISSRTGKEEARRQDGHRRWLASSQFAAAAQLALGVSLSSSLNDLEDLEIEDDNNIVKRTKDAVITLQGVLEGKHDKSIEETLDQHQVPRDRWWSALYRMVEGLSTMSKLSRNKLQQSDYGFEDRQINWDHVEM from the exons ATGGTTTTAAAAGGGTTTTTGTCTTCAACTTCGACCGGggcaggaggaggaggagaacgAAGCATCGAAATCATCAGATCAGATCGAACCTTTTCTCCATCCATTCATCTCCCTCCAATAG AAATCGCATGTGGATTGAGGAGTGATTGGATTATGTGTTTAGAAGTGCAGAAAACAATGGGGTTTAAGCCATTACTTTGGTATTGTAAGCCTGTGGAGAATGGGGTGTGGGCGAAAGTTGTGACAAATGCATTTGGTGTTTATACGCCTTGTGGAATTGATACTTTGGTGATTTCGTTTACGCATTTAGTTCTTTTCAGTCTCTGCGTGTATCGAATATGGAAAACGATAAAGGATGTTACGGTCAAGAGGTTGATGCTGAGATCGAATTACTTCAATTACTTTTTGGGGGTTTTAGCTGCTTATTGTGTTGGGGAGCCATTGTATCGGTTGGTTACGGGCATGTCAGTTTTGAATGTTGATGGACAATCTGCACTGGCTCCATATGAG ATGTTTTCTCTTGCCATTGAGGCTCTTGCGTGGTGCTCAATGCTGGTTATGCTTGTTCTAGAAACTAAAATCTACATCCGCGAATTCCGTTGGTATGTTCGATTTGGAGTCATTTATGTGCTAGTAGGGGATGTTGTTATGCTTAATCTTGTCCTCTCTGTGAAAGAATACCAAAATCC ATCTATATTATATGTCTACACCAGTCAAATTGTTTGCCAG ATCTTATTTGGAGTTCTATCAGTTCTATACCTTCCTAACGTGGATCCATATCCGGGATACACTCCGATAAGGGAAGAGTTTGTTGATAACACAGAGTATGAATCACTTCCTGATGGAGAGCAGATTTGTCCAGAGAGGCATGTGAATATTATTTCCA ATATACTCTTCTCGTGGATGACACCCCTCATGCAGAAAGGTTATAGCAGACCCATAACTGAGAAGGATGTGTGGAGATTAGATACATGGGACCAGACTGAGACACTGAATGCCAA ATTCCAGAGCTGCTGGCTTAAGGAATCCCAAAAACCCAGGCCATGGTTGTTGAGAGCTCTAAATAGTAGTCTTGGAGGAAG GTTCTGGTTGGGAGGTTTCTTTAAG ATTGGAAATGATCTTTCTCAATTTGTGGGGCCCGTCATGCTTAATCTCCTCTTACAG TCTATGCAAGCAGGGGAGCCAGCTAGGATTGGCTACATCTATGCTTTCTTAATTTTTGTCGGAGTG GTCCTAGGGGTGCTTTCTGAAGCTCAATATTTCCAGAATGTCATGCGTGTGGGTTATCGCCTAAGAGCAACATTG GTTGCTGCTGTGTTTCGCAAATCATTGAGATTAACACATGAAGGGCGCAGGAAGTTCCCTTCTGGAAAAATTACCAACTTGATGACCACAGATGCCGAAGCTCTTCAg CAAATATGCCAACAGCTAAACAGTTTATGGTCAGCGCCATTCCGtatcatcatttccatggttCTTCTGTACAATGAACTTGGTGTTGCTTCGCTGTTAGGTTCTTTGATGCTGGTCTTGATGTTTCCTTTACAG GCCTTTGTGGTAAGCAAAATGCAAAAGTTGTCTAAGGAGGGTCTTCAACGTACTGACAAGAGAATCGGTTTTATGAGTGAAATTTTGGCTGCAATGGACACTGTCAA ATGCTATGCATGGGAGGGGAGCTTCCAATCTAAAATTCAAGGCGTCCGTGATGATGAGCTCTCGTGGTTCCGAAAAGCCCAACTACTATCAGCG TGTAATATGTTCCTCTTGAACAGCATTCCAGTTGTGGTTACTGTGATCTCATTTGGGATGTTCACTTTGCTTGGTGGGGATTTAACACCAGCGAGGGCATTTACATCACTTTCGCTGTTCGCAGTGTTAAGATTCCCTTTATTCATGCTTCCTAATTTGATAACACAG GTTGTAAATGCAAATGTGTCGCTGAAACGTCTTGAGGAATTATTCTTAGCTGAAGAGAGACTTCTTATGCCTAACCCACCACTTGAGCCAAGTCTTCCAGCTATTTCAATCAAGAATGGCACCTTTTCCTGGGATTCGAAG GCAGAGAAGCCCACATTATCAAATATCAATTTAGAGATACCTGTTGGTAGCCTGGTGGCTGTTGTTGGCAGTACCGGTGAAGGAAAAACGTCACTGATATCGGCGATGCTTGGGGAACTACCTCCAGCTGCAGATGTAGATGCCGAGGTTGTTGTTCGAGGAACCGTTGCTTATGTTCCACAGGTTTCATGGATCTACAATTCAACA GTACGGGACAACATATTGTTTGGGTCTCCATTCATAGCTGCACGCTATGAGAAAGCAATAGATGTGACTGCATTGCAACATGACTTTGAAGTACTCACT GGTGGTGACCTCACAGAGATTGGAGAAAGAGGTGTGAATATTAGTGGTGGGCAAAAGCAAAGAGTCTCCATGGCTAGGGCAGTCTACTCCAGTTCTGATGTTTACATATTTGATGACCCTTTAAGTGCTCTAGATGCTCATGTTGGTCGCCAG GTTTTTGATAAATGTATCAAAGAAGAATTGCAAGGCAGAACCAGAGTGCTTGTCACAAACCAACTCCATTTTCTTCCCCAGGTGGACAGAATTCTTCTGGTTCATGATGGTATGGTGAAAGAGGAaggaacatttgaggaactaacAAATAATGGGATATTGTTTCAAAGCCTAATGGAAAATGCGGGCAAGATGGAGGAGCATGTAGAAGAAAAGAAAGACCTTGAGATACCTGAGGAAAAGGGTCCTCCAACCAATGGTGAAGTGAATGGGATGCCAAAGAGTGTTAGTCAAACAACTAAAGGGGGAAAAGGCAAGACCGTGCTTGTCAAGCAAGAGGAACGAGAAACAGGTGTCGTCAGTTGGAATGTTCTGATGAG GTATAAGAATGCATTAGGAGGCTTATGGGTTGTTATGATCCTCTTTTCCTGCTATGTGTCAACTGAAGTTCTCCGAATATTGAGTAGTACGTGGTTGAGTGCGTGGACTGATAGGAGCACCGCCAAAACCCACGGCCCAGGCTTCTACAATTTGGTTTATGCTTTGCTCTCTTTTGGTCAG GTCCTAATCAGCTTGACAAACTCTTATTGGTTGATCATATCAAGTCTTTACGCTGCCAAAAGATTGCATGATGCGATGCTACACTCTATACTGCGATCTCCAATGTTATTTTTCCACACTAATCCAATTGGGCGGGTAATCAATAGATTCGCGAAGGATCTGGGTGACATAGATCGAAATGTTGCTATATACGTGAATATGTTTTTCACCCAAGGATTTCAGCTCATTTCTACATTTGTGCTGATAGGCATCGTGAGCACCATATCCTTGTGGGCGATAATGCCACTCCTGATCGTGTTTTATTCAGCCTATCTATATTATCAG AGCACATCACGTGAAGTAAAACGGTTAGATTCCATTTCAAGATCTCCTGTCTATGCACAATTTGGAGAAGCTTTAAATGGTCTATCAACCATTCGTGCATACCAAGCCTATGATCGGATGTCTAAAATTAATGGGAAATCGATGGACAATAATATCAGATACACCCTTGTAAACATGAGCGCTAACCGCTGGCTTGGTATCCGTTTGGAAACCGTGGGAGGCCTGATGATTTGGTTAACAGCAACTTTTGCTGTCATGCAAAATGAGCGGGCGGTGGACCAAGTGGCATTTGCATCTTCAATGGGTCTTCTTCTTAGTTATGCCTTAAATATAACAAACCTGTTGACAAGTGCTCTTAGATTAGGAAGTCTGGCTGAGAACAGTCTAAATGCTGTGGAAAGGGTAGGCACGTATATTGATTTACCTTCAGAGGCTCCGGCTGTTATTGAGAGCAACCGACCCCCACCAGGATGGCCTTCTTCAGGATCAATCAAGTTTGAGGATGTTGTCTTGAGGTACAGGGCTGAACTTCCTCCTGTCCTGCATGGCTTGTTTTTCACAATCTCTCCCAGCGAGAAGGTTGGAATAGTTGGGAGAACTGGCGCTGGGAAATCTAGTATGCTCAATGCTTTATTTCGAATAGTTGAATTGGAAAGAGGAAGAATCTTGATTGATGGTTATGATGTTGCGAAGTTTGGTCTAACAGATCTGCGTAAAGTACTCGGAATTATTCCACAGTCTCCAGTTCTCTTCTCAG GAACTGTCCGATTTAATCTTGATCCTTTTAATGAGCACAATGATGCTAACCTTTGGGAGGCTTTAGAGAGAGCACATCTGAAGGATGTCATTAGAAGAAACTCTTTAGGTCTTGATGCTGAG GTTACAGAATCGGGGGAAAATTTCAGTGTAGGACAGAGGCAACTGTTGAGTCTTGCCCGTGCGCTTTTACGGAGATCTAAGATACTTGTTCTTGATGAAGCAACAGCAGCTGTTGATGTTAGAACTGATGCTCTTATCCAGAAAACTATTAGAGAAGAATTTAAATCATGTACCATGCTCATTATTGCTCACCGACTGAATACCATAATCGACTGCGATCGTGTTCTCCTCCTTGATGCTGGCCAG GTTTCAGAATTTGATACCCCAGAAGAACTTTTGTCAAATGATGAGAGCTCTTTCTCTAAGATGGTCCAAAGTACAGGTGCTGCAAATGCGGAATACTTACGTAGCTTGGTCATTAGTAGTAGAACAGGTAAAGAAGAGGCGAGAAGGCAAGATGGGCATAGAAGATGGTTGGCTTCTTCTCAATTTGCTGCTGCTGCCCAGTTGGCTCTTGGAGTTAGCCTCAGTTCTTCACTCAATGATCTGGAAGACTTGGAAATTGAAGACGATAACAATATCGTCAAGAGAACGAAGGACGCCGTCATCACTTTGCAGGGAGTTTTGGAAGGAAAGCATGATAAATCTATTGAAGAGACGCTAGATCAACACCAGGTTCCTAGAGATAGATGGTGGTCTGCTCTTTACAGAATGGTCGAAG GGCTTTCCACGATGAGCAAGTTGAGCCGCAACAAGCTTCAACAATCAGATTACGGGTTTGAGGACAGGCAGATTAATTGGGACCATGTTGAGATGTAA
- the LOC113290705 gene encoding protein HIGH ARSENIC CONTENT 1, mitochondrial, translating to METPESHIQESVSTIDVHAAKNLLDSSGFRYLDVRTVEEYNKSHVENAINIPYLFKTPEGRLKNPEFLDQVSAVCTKDDQLVVACNSGGRSFMACTDLLQAGYANVKNMDGGYSAWVDNGLAGNDKPAEEMKTVCKFRPSV from the exons ATGGAAACCCCTGAAAG TCATATTCAAGAGAGTGTATCAACTATAGATGTCCACGCTGCTAAGAATCTCCTTGATTCATCTGGCTTCCGTTATCTTGATGTGAG GACAGTTGAGGAGTACAACAAAAGTCATGTTGAGAACGCTATCAACATTCCCTACTTGTTCAAAACACCCGAAG GCAGGCTAAAAAACCCAGAATTTCTAGACCAGGTCTCGGCAGTTTGTACCAAGGATGATCAACTAGTCGTG GCTTGCAACAGCGGAGGTAGATCATTTATGGCATGTACTGATCTTCTTCAAGCT GGATATGCGAATGTGAAGAACATGGACGGGGGTTATTCAGCGTGGGTTGATAATGGACTAGCAGGAAATGACAAACCAGCCGAAGAGATGAAAACTGTTTGCAAATTTCGTCCATCAGTTTGA